A stretch of the Vigna radiata var. radiata cultivar VC1973A chromosome 7, Vradiata_ver6, whole genome shotgun sequence genome encodes the following:
- the LOC106767200 gene encoding uncharacterized protein LOC106767200 isoform X1, with protein sequence MARDAQKSPSFQQQRVIIPNKHGNKLVGILHESGTQEIVILCHGLRANKENFIMTNLAAVLENAGISSFRFDFTGNGESEGSFEFGSYWREAEDIRAVAQHFQETNRTVIAIVGHSKGANAALLYASKYHDIKTIVNLSGSPDLRIGLEYRFGKDFMERLRKEGFIELKAESAGGIDHRVTEESLKDRLNIIMLEECLHIDKECRVFTVHGGTDTIIPVVAAVEFGKVLPNHKLHIIEGADHVYTDHQAELTSFVVHVIKETLQMDLLNAS encoded by the exons ATGGCGAGAGATGCACAAAAAAGCCCAT CATTTCAGCAGCAGAGAGTCATAATCCCGAACAAACATGGCAATAAACTAGTGGGCATACTACATGAATCTGGAACCCAAGAGATTGTTATCCTATGCCATGGTCTTCGAGCTAACAAG GAAAACTTTATCATGACAAATCTAGCTGCTGTTCTAGAGAATGCAGGAATTAGTTCTTTCCGCTTTGACTTTACTGGAAATGG GGAAAGTGAAGGTTCATTTGAGTTTGGTAGCTACTGGAGGGAAGCTGAGGATATACGTGCTGTAGCTCAACACTTTCAAGAAACAAACCGTACAGTTATTGCAATTGTTGGGCACAGTAAAG GAGCTAATGCAGCGCTTCTTTATGCATCAAAATATCACGACATTAAAACAATTGTCAACCTATCTGGCAGCCCTGATTTGAGGATAGGCCTTGAATATCGTTTTGGTAAAGATTTTATGGAAAGACTCAGGAAGGAAGGTTTCATTGAGTTAAAGGCAGAGTCAGCAG GAGGTATTGATCATCGTGTAACTGAAGAAAGTTTGAAGGATCGGTTAAACATAATTATGCTTGAAGAATGCTTGCATATTGACAAAGAATGCAG GGTCTTTACCGTTCATGGTGGAACAGACACCATAATCCCGGTTGTAGCTGCAGTTGAGTTTGGTAAGGTTCTACCTAATCACAAGTTACACATCATAGAAGGAGCTGATCATGTATATACTGATCATCAAGCTGAATTAACGTCATTTGTGGTGCATGTTATAAAGGAAACCTTGCAAATGGACCTTCTTAATGCCAGTTag
- the LOC106767200 gene encoding uncharacterized protein LOC106767200 isoform X2, whose product MARDAQKSPSFQQQRVIIPNKHGNKLVGILHESGTQEIVILCHGLRANKENFIMTNLAAVLENAGISSFRFDFTGNGESEGSFEFGSYWREAEDIRAVAQHFQETNRTVIAIVGHSKGANAALLYASKYHDIKTIVNLSGSPDLRIGLEYRFGKDFMERLRKEGFIELKAESAGGIDHRVTEESLKDRLNIIMLEECLHIDKECRVFTVHGGTDTIIPVVAAVEFGNLANGPS is encoded by the exons ATGGCGAGAGATGCACAAAAAAGCCCAT CATTTCAGCAGCAGAGAGTCATAATCCCGAACAAACATGGCAATAAACTAGTGGGCATACTACATGAATCTGGAACCCAAGAGATTGTTATCCTATGCCATGGTCTTCGAGCTAACAAG GAAAACTTTATCATGACAAATCTAGCTGCTGTTCTAGAGAATGCAGGAATTAGTTCTTTCCGCTTTGACTTTACTGGAAATGG GGAAAGTGAAGGTTCATTTGAGTTTGGTAGCTACTGGAGGGAAGCTGAGGATATACGTGCTGTAGCTCAACACTTTCAAGAAACAAACCGTACAGTTATTGCAATTGTTGGGCACAGTAAAG GAGCTAATGCAGCGCTTCTTTATGCATCAAAATATCACGACATTAAAACAATTGTCAACCTATCTGGCAGCCCTGATTTGAGGATAGGCCTTGAATATCGTTTTGGTAAAGATTTTATGGAAAGACTCAGGAAGGAAGGTTTCATTGAGTTAAAGGCAGAGTCAGCAG GAGGTATTGATCATCGTGTAACTGAAGAAAGTTTGAAGGATCGGTTAAACATAATTATGCTTGAAGAATGCTTGCATATTGACAAAGAATGCAG GGTCTTTACCGTTCATGGTGGAACAGACACCATAATCCCGGTTGTAGCTGCAGTTGAGTTTG GAAACCTTGCAAATGGACCTTCTTAA
- the LOC106767200 gene encoding uncharacterized protein LOC106767200 isoform X3: protein MARDAQKSPSFQQQRVIIPNKHGNKLVGILHESGTQEIVILCHGLRANKENFIMTNLAAVLENAGISSFRFDFTGNGESEGSFEFGSYWREAEDIRAVAQHFQETNRTVIAIVGHSKGANAALLYASKYHDIKTIVNLSGSPDLRIGLEYRFGKDFMERLRKEGFIELKAESAGPYTCFSTLNLLLFAFAEMS from the exons ATGGCGAGAGATGCACAAAAAAGCCCAT CATTTCAGCAGCAGAGAGTCATAATCCCGAACAAACATGGCAATAAACTAGTGGGCATACTACATGAATCTGGAACCCAAGAGATTGTTATCCTATGCCATGGTCTTCGAGCTAACAAG GAAAACTTTATCATGACAAATCTAGCTGCTGTTCTAGAGAATGCAGGAATTAGTTCTTTCCGCTTTGACTTTACTGGAAATGG GGAAAGTGAAGGTTCATTTGAGTTTGGTAGCTACTGGAGGGAAGCTGAGGATATACGTGCTGTAGCTCAACACTTTCAAGAAACAAACCGTACAGTTATTGCAATTGTTGGGCACAGTAAAG GAGCTAATGCAGCGCTTCTTTATGCATCAAAATATCACGACATTAAAACAATTGTCAACCTATCTGGCAGCCCTGATTTGAGGATAGGCCTTGAATATCGTTTTGGTAAAGATTTTATGGAAAGACTCAGGAAGGAAGGTTTCATTGAGTTAAAGGCAGAGTCAGCAG GTCCATATACTTGTTTCTCTACTTTAAACTTGCTATTATTTGCTTTTGCTGAAATGAGCTAG
- the LOC106767107 gene encoding uncharacterized protein LOC106767107 isoform X1, translating into MAQNPSFLQKKVIIQNKYGYKLVGILHESGTEEIVLLCHGGRASKENFIMTNLAAALENAGISSFRFDFTGNGESEGSFEIGGFWREADDLHAVAQHFLKANRTVIAIVGHSKGANAAILYASKYNDVKTIVNLSGTHDLKVGLLSRYGKEFLERIRKEGFIELEAAPGGINYRITEESLKDRLSISMLEECLHIDKECRFFTVHGSADIQIPALAAVEFDKILPNHKFHIIEGADHVYSDHQDELASVVVNFINETLNKDKGASS; encoded by the exons ATGGCACAAAACCCAT CATTTCTGCAGAAGAAGGTCATAATACAGAATAAGTATGGCTATAAACTAGTGGGCATCTTACATGAATCTGGAACTGAAGAGATTGTTCTCCTATGCCATGGGGGTCGAGCTTCGAAG GAAAACTTTATCATGACAAATCTTGCAGCTGCTCTAGAGAATGCAGGAATCAGTTCTTTCCGGTTTGACTTCACTGGAAATGG GGAAAGTGAAGGTTCATTTGAGATTGGTGGTTTCTGGAGGGAAGCTGATGATTTACATGCTGTAGCCCAACATTTTCTCAAAGCAAACCGGACAGTTATTGCTATTGTTGGCCACAGTAAAG GAGCTAATGCAGCCATTCTTTATGCATCAAAATATAATGATGTTAAAACAATTGTGAACCTCTCTGGTACTCATGATTTGAAGGTAGGCCTTTTAAGTCGTTATGGAAAAGAATTTCTGGAAAGAATCAGGAAGGAAGGTTTCATTGAGTTGGAGGCAGCACCAG GAGGCATCAATTATCGTATAACTGAGGAAAGTTTGAAGGATCGGTTAAGTATAAGTATGCTTGAAGAATGTCTGCATATTGATAAAGAATGCAG GTTCTTTACAGTTCATGGTAGTGCAGACATCCAAATCCCAGCTTTGGCTGCAGTTGAGTTTGACAAGATCCTTCCTAATCACAAGTTTCATATCATAGAGGGAGCTGATCATGTATATAGTGATCACCAAGATGAATTAGCCTCAGTTGTTGTGAACTTCATAAACGAAACCTTGAACAAGGATAAGGGTGCTTCTAGCTAg
- the LOC106767107 gene encoding uncharacterized protein LOC106767107 isoform X2: MAQNPSFLQKKVIIQNKYGYKLVGILHESGTEEIVLLCHGGRASKENFIMTNLAAALENAGISSFRFDFTGNGESEGSFEIGGFWREADDLHAVAQHFLKANRTVIAIVGHSKGANAAILYASKYNDVKTIVNLSGTHDLKVGLLSRYGKEFLERIRKEGFIELEAAPGGINYRITEESLKDRLSISMLEECLHIDKECRHPNPSFGCS, from the exons ATGGCACAAAACCCAT CATTTCTGCAGAAGAAGGTCATAATACAGAATAAGTATGGCTATAAACTAGTGGGCATCTTACATGAATCTGGAACTGAAGAGATTGTTCTCCTATGCCATGGGGGTCGAGCTTCGAAG GAAAACTTTATCATGACAAATCTTGCAGCTGCTCTAGAGAATGCAGGAATCAGTTCTTTCCGGTTTGACTTCACTGGAAATGG GGAAAGTGAAGGTTCATTTGAGATTGGTGGTTTCTGGAGGGAAGCTGATGATTTACATGCTGTAGCCCAACATTTTCTCAAAGCAAACCGGACAGTTATTGCTATTGTTGGCCACAGTAAAG GAGCTAATGCAGCCATTCTTTATGCATCAAAATATAATGATGTTAAAACAATTGTGAACCTCTCTGGTACTCATGATTTGAAGGTAGGCCTTTTAAGTCGTTATGGAAAAGAATTTCTGGAAAGAATCAGGAAGGAAGGTTTCATTGAGTTGGAGGCAGCACCAG GAGGCATCAATTATCGTATAACTGAGGAAAGTTTGAAGGATCGGTTAAGTATAAGTATGCTTGAAGAATGTCTGCATATTGATAAAGAATGCAG ACATCCAAATCCCAGCTTTGGCTGCAGTTGA
- the LOC106767107 gene encoding uncharacterized protein LOC106767107 isoform X3 — MAQNPSFLQKKVIIQNKYGYKLVGILHESGTEEIVLLCHGGRASKENFIMTNLAAALENAGISSFRFDFTGNGESEGSFEIGGFWREADDLHAVAQHFLKANRTVIAIVGHSKGANAAILYASKYNDVKTIVNLSGTHDLKVGLLSRYGKEFLERIRKEGFIELEAAPGGINYRITEESLKDRLSISMLEECLHIDKECSSW; from the exons ATGGCACAAAACCCAT CATTTCTGCAGAAGAAGGTCATAATACAGAATAAGTATGGCTATAAACTAGTGGGCATCTTACATGAATCTGGAACTGAAGAGATTGTTCTCCTATGCCATGGGGGTCGAGCTTCGAAG GAAAACTTTATCATGACAAATCTTGCAGCTGCTCTAGAGAATGCAGGAATCAGTTCTTTCCGGTTTGACTTCACTGGAAATGG GGAAAGTGAAGGTTCATTTGAGATTGGTGGTTTCTGGAGGGAAGCTGATGATTTACATGCTGTAGCCCAACATTTTCTCAAAGCAAACCGGACAGTTATTGCTATTGTTGGCCACAGTAAAG GAGCTAATGCAGCCATTCTTTATGCATCAAAATATAATGATGTTAAAACAATTGTGAACCTCTCTGGTACTCATGATTTGAAGGTAGGCCTTTTAAGTCGTTATGGAAAAGAATTTCTGGAAAGAATCAGGAAGGAAGGTTTCATTGAGTTGGAGGCAGCACCAG GAGGCATCAATTATCGTATAACTGAGGAAAGTTTGAAGGATCGGTTAAGTATAAGTATGCTTGAAGAATGTCTGCATATTGATAAAGAATGCAG TTCATGGTAG
- the LOC106767107 gene encoding uncharacterized protein LOC106767107 isoform X4, whose product MAQNPSFLQKKVIIQNKYGYKLVGILHESGTEEIVLLCHGGRASKENFIMTNLAAALENAGISSFRFDFTGNGESEGSFEIGGFWREADDLHAVAQHFLKANRTVIAIVGHSKGANAAILYASKYNDVKTIVNLSGTHDLKVGLLSRYGKEFLERIRKEGFIELEAAPGGINYRITEESLKDRLSISMLEECLHIDKECR is encoded by the exons ATGGCACAAAACCCAT CATTTCTGCAGAAGAAGGTCATAATACAGAATAAGTATGGCTATAAACTAGTGGGCATCTTACATGAATCTGGAACTGAAGAGATTGTTCTCCTATGCCATGGGGGTCGAGCTTCGAAG GAAAACTTTATCATGACAAATCTTGCAGCTGCTCTAGAGAATGCAGGAATCAGTTCTTTCCGGTTTGACTTCACTGGAAATGG GGAAAGTGAAGGTTCATTTGAGATTGGTGGTTTCTGGAGGGAAGCTGATGATTTACATGCTGTAGCCCAACATTTTCTCAAAGCAAACCGGACAGTTATTGCTATTGTTGGCCACAGTAAAG GAGCTAATGCAGCCATTCTTTATGCATCAAAATATAATGATGTTAAAACAATTGTGAACCTCTCTGGTACTCATGATTTGAAGGTAGGCCTTTTAAGTCGTTATGGAAAAGAATTTCTGGAAAGAATCAGGAAGGAAGGTTTCATTGAGTTGGAGGCAGCACCAG GAGGCATCAATTATCGTATAACTGAGGAAAGTTTGAAGGATCGGTTAAGTATAAGTATGCTTGAAGAATGTCTGCATATTGATAAAGAATGCAG ATAA
- the LOC106769539 gene encoding uncharacterized protein LOC106769539 isoform X1 yields MLTVFTGPVVNLSSRFVEFRRKLSQPIFSGISPKPIRISRKTLSLKMAQPSQNPSRQQKIIITKKNDSKLVGILHQSGTEEIVILCHGLRSTKEDTIMINLASALENAGVSSFRFDFSGNGESDGSFEFGHYWREVDDLHDVIQHFHRANRIVTLIIGHSKGGGVVLLYASKYHDIKTVINISGRYDLKAGIEERLGKDYLERIRKDGFIDVMRSGSFDYRVTLESLMDRLDTNMHEACLQIDKECRVFTIHGSSDPVIPVEDAYEFVKILPNHNLHIIEGADHSYTNHQDELASVVVNCIKETLLQDRVTSG; encoded by the exons ATGCTTACTGTGTTCACGGGTCCTGTCGTTAATTTGTCTTCCAGGTTTGTTGAATTCAGGAGGAAGCTTTCACAACCAATCTTTTCTGGTATTTCTCCCAAGCCGATTCGCATTTCAAGAAAAACCCTGAGCTTGAAGATGGCCCAACCTTCCCAAAACCCCT CTCGGCAGCAGAAAATCATAATTACTAAAAAGAATGACAGTAAGCTGGTTGGCATTCTTCATCAATCTGGAACCGAAGAGATTGTCATCTTATGCCACGGTCTTCGATCCACCAAG GAAGACACTATCATGATAAATCTTGCTTCTGCTCTAGAGAATGCAGGAGTCAGTTCTTTCCGCTTTGACTTCAGTGGAAATGG GGAAAGTGATGGTTCATTTGAGTTTGGTCACTATTGGAGGGAGGTTGATGATCTACATGACGTCATTCAACACTTTCATAGAGCAAACCGTATAGTTACTCTAATTATTGGACACAGTAAAG GAGGTGGCGTGGTGCTTCTTTATGCTTCTAAGTATCATGACATTAAAACGGTTATCAACATCTCTGGACGCTATGATCTGAAGGCAGGAATTGAAGAACGCCTTGGAAAGGATTATTTGGAAAGAATTAGGAAGGATGGTTTCATTGATGTGATGCGGTCAG GAAGTTTTGATTACCGTGTGACTTTGGAAAGTTTGATGGATCGCTTAGATACAAACATGCATGAAGCATGCCTTCAGATTGATAAAGAATGCAG GGTCTTCACAATTCATGGTTCTTCAGACCCAGTTATCCCCGTTGAAGACGCATATGAGTTTGTCAAGATTTTACCAAACCATAATCTGCATATCATAGAGGGAGCTGATCATTCATACACTAATCATCAAGATGAATTGGCCTCTGTTGTTGTGAACTGCATAAAGGAAACCTTGCTCCAGGATAGGGTTACATCTGGCTAG
- the LOC106769539 gene encoding uncharacterized protein LOC106769539 isoform X2, producing the protein MLFSCLQVLYICGTEIVRLFAFFVELQSRQQKIIITKKNDSKLVGILHQSGTEEIVILCHGLRSTKEDTIMINLASALENAGVSSFRFDFSGNGESDGSFEFGHYWREVDDLHDVIQHFHRANRIVTLIIGHSKGGGVVLLYASKYHDIKTVINISGRYDLKAGIEERLGKDYLERIRKDGFIDVMRSGSFDYRVTLESLMDRLDTNMHEACLQIDKECRVFTIHGSSDPVIPVEDAYEFVKILPNHNLHIIEGADHSYTNHQDELASVVVNCIKETLLQDRVTSG; encoded by the exons ATGCTTTTCAGTTGTTTACAGGTTCTGTATATTTGTGGCACTGAGATCGTGCGCTTGTTTGCATTTTTCGTGGAATTGCAAT CTCGGCAGCAGAAAATCATAATTACTAAAAAGAATGACAGTAAGCTGGTTGGCATTCTTCATCAATCTGGAACCGAAGAGATTGTCATCTTATGCCACGGTCTTCGATCCACCAAG GAAGACACTATCATGATAAATCTTGCTTCTGCTCTAGAGAATGCAGGAGTCAGTTCTTTCCGCTTTGACTTCAGTGGAAATGG GGAAAGTGATGGTTCATTTGAGTTTGGTCACTATTGGAGGGAGGTTGATGATCTACATGACGTCATTCAACACTTTCATAGAGCAAACCGTATAGTTACTCTAATTATTGGACACAGTAAAG GAGGTGGCGTGGTGCTTCTTTATGCTTCTAAGTATCATGACATTAAAACGGTTATCAACATCTCTGGACGCTATGATCTGAAGGCAGGAATTGAAGAACGCCTTGGAAAGGATTATTTGGAAAGAATTAGGAAGGATGGTTTCATTGATGTGATGCGGTCAG GAAGTTTTGATTACCGTGTGACTTTGGAAAGTTTGATGGATCGCTTAGATACAAACATGCATGAAGCATGCCTTCAGATTGATAAAGAATGCAG GGTCTTCACAATTCATGGTTCTTCAGACCCAGTTATCCCCGTTGAAGACGCATATGAGTTTGTCAAGATTTTACCAAACCATAATCTGCATATCATAGAGGGAGCTGATCATTCATACACTAATCATCAAGATGAATTGGCCTCTGTTGTTGTGAACTGCATAAAGGAAACCTTGCTCCAGGATAGGGTTACATCTGGCTAG
- the LOC106765602 gene encoding uncharacterized protein LOC106765602 isoform X1, which produces MESILQNASSLFFNSSLLTTPKISHYQVRFSVPYNHKPRTRRTFILSMANTPAVEQHRVIIPNKHGENLVGILHESGSREIVILCHGFRSSKQTNTLVNLAAALENARFSSFRFDFAGNGESDGSFQYGYYWREAEDLRAVIQHFHESNRGVSAIVGHSKGGGVVLLYASKYHDIKTVVNLSGRYDLKAGIEERLGKDHLERIKKDGFIDVERSGNFEYRVTLDSLMDRLDTNMHEACLQIDKECRVLTVHGSSDKIVPVEDASKFAKIIPNHKLHIIEGADHSFTGHKDELASVVVNFIKETLHQDKGTAS; this is translated from the exons ATGGAATCCATTTTGCAAAATgcttcttcacttttcttcaatTCATCACTTCTTACCACGCCTAAAATTTCCCATTACCAGGTTCGCTTTTCCGTCCCATATAATCACAAACCCAGAACCAGAAGGACTTTCATCTTGAGCATGGCAAACACCCCAG CTGTTGAGCAACACAGAGTGATAATACCCAACAAGCACGGTGAGAATCTAGTGGGCATATTACATGAATCTGGAAGCAGGGAGATTGTAATCTTGTGCCACGGTTTTCGCTCTTCAAAA CAAACAAATACCTTAGTGAATCTTGCTGCTGCTTTGGAAAATGCCAGATTCAGTTCTTTCCGCTTTGATTTTGCTGGAAATGG GGAAAGTGATGGCTCCTTTCAGTATGGTTACTATTGGAGGGAGGCTGAAGATTTACGTGCTGTAATTCAACATTTTCATGAATCAAACCGTGGAGTTAGTGCCATTGTTGGGCACAGTAAag GAGGTGGCGTGGTGCTTCTTTATGCTTCTAAATATCATGACATTAAAACAGTTGTCAACCTATCTGGACGCTATGATCTAAAGGCAGGAATTGAAGAACGCCTTGGAAAAGATCACTTAGAAAGAATTAAGAAGGATGGTTTCATTGATGTGGAGAGATCAG GAAATTTTGAGTACCGTGTGACATTGGATAGTTTGATGGATCGCTTAGATACAAATATGCATGAAGCTTGTCTTCAGATTGATAAAGAATGCAg GGTCCTAACTGTTCATGGTTCTTCAGACAAAATTGTCCCTGTTGAAGATGCATCTAAATTTGCCAAGATTATACCAAACCACAAGCTACATATAATAGAAGGAGCCGATCATTCATTCACTGGTCATAAAGATGAATTAGCATCTGTTGTTGTGAACTTCATAAAGGAAACCTTGCACCAGGATAAGGGTACTGCTAGCTAG
- the LOC106765602 gene encoding uncharacterized protein LOC106765602 isoform X2, with the protein MANTPAVEQHRVIIPNKHGENLVGILHESGSREIVILCHGFRSSKQTNTLVNLAAALENARFSSFRFDFAGNGESDGSFQYGYYWREAEDLRAVIQHFHESNRGVSAIVGHSKGGGVVLLYASKYHDIKTVVNLSGRYDLKAGIEERLGKDHLERIKKDGFIDVERSGNFEYRVTLDSLMDRLDTNMHEACLQIDKECRVLTVHGSSDKIVPVEDASKFAKIIPNHKLHIIEGADHSFTGHKDELASVVVNFIKETLHQDKGTAS; encoded by the exons ATGGCAAACACCCCAG CTGTTGAGCAACACAGAGTGATAATACCCAACAAGCACGGTGAGAATCTAGTGGGCATATTACATGAATCTGGAAGCAGGGAGATTGTAATCTTGTGCCACGGTTTTCGCTCTTCAAAA CAAACAAATACCTTAGTGAATCTTGCTGCTGCTTTGGAAAATGCCAGATTCAGTTCTTTCCGCTTTGATTTTGCTGGAAATGG GGAAAGTGATGGCTCCTTTCAGTATGGTTACTATTGGAGGGAGGCTGAAGATTTACGTGCTGTAATTCAACATTTTCATGAATCAAACCGTGGAGTTAGTGCCATTGTTGGGCACAGTAAag GAGGTGGCGTGGTGCTTCTTTATGCTTCTAAATATCATGACATTAAAACAGTTGTCAACCTATCTGGACGCTATGATCTAAAGGCAGGAATTGAAGAACGCCTTGGAAAAGATCACTTAGAAAGAATTAAGAAGGATGGTTTCATTGATGTGGAGAGATCAG GAAATTTTGAGTACCGTGTGACATTGGATAGTTTGATGGATCGCTTAGATACAAATATGCATGAAGCTTGTCTTCAGATTGATAAAGAATGCAg GGTCCTAACTGTTCATGGTTCTTCAGACAAAATTGTCCCTGTTGAAGATGCATCTAAATTTGCCAAGATTATACCAAACCACAAGCTACATATAATAGAAGGAGCCGATCATTCATTCACTGGTCATAAAGATGAATTAGCATCTGTTGTTGTGAACTTCATAAAGGAAACCTTGCACCAGGATAAGGGTACTGCTAGCTAG
- the LOC106766500 gene encoding putative transcription factor bHLH041, which produces MAVFMGCKAGEIELGFSNIPQDDIETALQNLFPEDFYMRFQSTDQNPYSSSSSSFIISSTNTFNQSLDVPGTSHSNFPDALGVAPSQPTSHQHTSQPLSQVIPFPSNLPTPEGEYQEMVRALIRVLSSTSQQQQPHQVLTHTSVTHPGAPDFVRYESDSNINPHTESNFSRRNLQNTSFPLLKNLNSKRMRERDTIKPTHPISSQKYYHTISERKRREKLSECFQELSALLPPGTKKNKRWILTAAKETMRSLMVEIEELKMRNEQLMRVLSGKEVGGSREENRGRSSNERLNVRVLHASESSSSEEQMVNLEVTVREQSSEVNVLVRILEFLERVQNVTLISTNTNLHITEGGTAINVLTFRLRIIKGSEWDEVGFEEAIRRVVADVTHREFHP; this is translated from the exons ATGGCTGTCTTCATGGGATGCAAAGCGGGAGAAATCGAACTTGGCTTCTCCAACATTCCTCAA GATGACATTGAGACAGCACTTCAGAATTTATTTCCAGAAGATTTCTATATGCGTTTCCAATCAACTGATCAGAATCCATACTCATCGTCATCATCTTCTTTCATAATATCATCTACAAATACCTTTAATCAATCACTCGATGTTCCGGGAACTTCCCACTCCAACTTCCCTGATGCCCTCGGTGTGGCTCCCTCACAACCGACTTCTCACCAACACACTAGCCAACCATTGTCTCAAGTCATTCCATTTCCAAGCAATTTACCAACACCAGAGGGTGAATATCAAGAAATGGTAAGAGCATTAATCCGAGTCCTGTCTTCAACTTCTCAGCAGCAGCAACCCCATCAAGTTTTGACTCATACTTCTGTAACACACCCTGGAGCTCCCGATTTCGTGAGATATGAATCAGATTCAAATATAAACCCACACACGGAGTCCAATTTTAGCAGGCGAAACCTGCAGAATACATCATTTCCATTGcttaaaaacttaaattcaaagaGAATGAGAGAACGCGATACTATTAAACCAACCCACCCCATTAGTTCCCAGAAGTACTATCACACGATATCGGAAAGAAAACGTCGTGAAAAACTCAGTGAGTGTTTTCAGGAACTCAGCGCACTTCTTCCTCCGGGAACAAAG aaaaacaaaaggtgGATTCTTACAGCAGCAAAGGAGACAATGAGATCTTTGATGGTTGAAATTGAAGAGCTTAAGATGAGAAATGAGCAGCTGATGAGAGTTTTGTCAGGCAAAGAAGTTGGTGGTAGTAGGGAGGAAAACAGAGGCAGGTCCTCTAATGAAAGATTGAATGTTCGGGTTTTGCATGCATCAGAATCAAGTTCATCAGAAGAGCAAATGGTGAACTTGGAAGTGACGGTGAGAGAACAAAGCAGTGAAGTTAATGTATTGGTTCGCATATTGGAATTCTTAGAAAGGGTTCAGAACGTAACCTTGATTTCCACGAACACAAACCTCCATATTACAGAAGGAGGGACAGCCATTAATGTATTAACCTTCAGGCTGAGGATTATTAAG GGTAGTGAATGGGACGAGGTTGGGTTCGAGGAAGCAATAAGAAGAGTGGTTGCTGATGTAACACATCGTGAATTCCACCCATAA